The following coding sequences are from one Acidimicrobiales bacterium window:
- the hppD gene encoding 4-hydroxyphenylpyruvate dioxygenase, producing MTAIRHARAAGGAPSAPRLKALDHLEWWVGNARAFAGFLCSAYGFAPTAYAGPETGRPDTATYVVEQGSIRFAVTSALGPDSPVADHVRRHGDGVKVVAFATDDVAGAWDALVARGATPVAEPTHVGDRHGTVAEGSVATFGETVHRLVDPHDYSGPFLPGFERADLVTPVGPDVGLGRIDHTVANVERGTLDRWVQFYEDVFGFRRLQHFEADQIATEFSALRSTVVWDGDSVVFPINEPADGRKKSQIEEYLDYYGCPGVQHVAMTTPDIVASVHALRARGVRFMDVPDNYYDDARARMAGLDLPWDALAGARVLVDRDHAGHLLQIFTEPLGDRPTVFFELIQREGATGFGEGNFKALFEAIERAQAQRGNL from the coding sequence ATGACCGCCATCCGACATGCCCGCGCGGCTGGCGGTGCACCGTCGGCCCCCCGGTTGAAGGCGCTCGACCACCTCGAATGGTGGGTCGGCAACGCCCGGGCGTTCGCCGGCTTCTTGTGCTCGGCGTACGGCTTCGCGCCGACGGCGTACGCCGGGCCCGAGACCGGTCGGCCGGACACCGCCACCTATGTGGTCGAGCAGGGCTCGATCCGCTTCGCGGTCACCAGTGCGCTCGGCCCCGATTCGCCGGTGGCCGATCACGTTCGACGCCACGGCGATGGCGTGAAAGTCGTGGCGTTCGCGACCGACGACGTGGCCGGCGCGTGGGACGCGCTGGTCGCGAGGGGTGCCACGCCGGTCGCCGAGCCGACCCACGTCGGCGATCGCCACGGCACCGTCGCGGAGGGGTCGGTGGCGACGTTCGGCGAGACCGTCCATCGCCTGGTCGATCCCCACGACTACTCGGGCCCGTTCCTCCCTGGCTTCGAGCGCGCCGATCTGGTCACGCCGGTCGGGCCGGACGTCGGACTCGGTCGCATCGACCACACGGTCGCCAACGTCGAGCGCGGCACCCTCGACCGGTGGGTGCAGTTCTACGAGGACGTGTTCGGGTTCCGTCGACTCCAGCACTTCGAGGCCGACCAGATCGCCACCGAGTTCTCGGCGCTTCGTTCGACGGTGGTGTGGGACGGCGACAGCGTCGTGTTCCCGATCAACGAACCGGCCGACGGGCGCAAGAAGAGCCAGATCGAGGAGTACCTCGACTACTACGGCTGCCCGGGGGTCCAGCACGTCGCGATGACCACGCCGGACATCGTGGCGTCGGTGCACGCCCTGCGGGCCCGCGGCGTGCGCTTCATGGACGTGCCGGACAACTACTACGACGACGCGCGGGCCCGGATGGCTGGCCTCGATCTGCCATGGGATGCGCTGGCCGGCGCAAGGGTGTTGGTCGACCGGGACCACGCGGGTCACCTCCTGCAGATCTTCACCGAACCGCTCGGCGACCGCCCCACGGTGTTCTTCGAGCTGATCCAGCGCGAGGGCGCCACCGGGTTCGGCGAAGGCAACTTCAAGGCGTTGTTCGAGGCGATCGAGCGGGCGCAGGCGCAGCGCGGCAACCTGTAG
- a CDS encoding Lrp/AsnC family transcriptional regulator, which translates to MLPTGIDELDARLITALAASPRSGVMELARQLQVARGTVQARLDKLQSRGVIAGFGPDLDLEALGYGVLAFVTLEIAQGGLAEVVAHLETIPEVIEAHSTTGPGDLHCRVVAQSNEHLQEVLSSVLSVSGIRRTSTQIALTSQIRTRVLPIVEMVVDEAPVQPATNNAPARPAAATDGNEAGRRRRSSPETPTSGNVPARRAGLTRGPRGRKS; encoded by the coding sequence ATGTTGCCTACGGGGATCGACGAGCTCGACGCCCGGCTGATCACTGCGCTCGCGGCGTCTCCCCGCAGCGGCGTGATGGAGCTGGCCCGCCAGCTCCAGGTGGCCAGGGGGACCGTGCAGGCCCGCCTCGACAAGCTGCAGTCCCGGGGGGTGATCGCGGGTTTCGGTCCGGACCTCGACCTCGAGGCGCTGGGGTACGGGGTGCTCGCCTTCGTCACGCTCGAGATCGCGCAAGGCGGGCTGGCCGAGGTCGTGGCGCACCTCGAGACGATCCCCGAGGTGATCGAGGCGCACTCGACCACAGGACCCGGCGACCTCCACTGCCGCGTCGTCGCACAGTCGAACGAGCATTTGCAGGAAGTCCTGTCCAGCGTGTTGTCCGTGTCGGGCATCCGTCGCACGTCCACGCAGATCGCCCTCACCAGCCAGATCCGCACACGGGTCCTGCCGATCGTCGAGATGGTGGTCGACGAAGCGCCGGTACAGCCCGCCACCAACAACGCGCCCGCCAGACCCGCCGCAGCGACCGACGGCAACGAGGCGGGCCGACGCCGCCGCAGCAGCCCGGAGACACCGACCTCGGGGAACGTCCCCGCGCGGCGGGCAGGCCTGACTCGCGGTCCCCGCGGCCGCAAGAGCTGA
- a CDS encoding TIGR03619 family F420-dependent LLM class oxidoreductase: MLELTDGQIVWGIQLPIQAQSEIFVEDWERTAGAEELATIARAAEAAGAWYVAVCDHVAIPDDKVPTMGATWYDTIATLGYLAARTTDVHLVSHVWVAAYRHPLVSANAFATLDRLSGGRIVIGVGAGHVEAEFDALGIDFHRRGALLDAAIDGIDRQLREVSVDGMHVAPRPVQTPRPPIWVGGSAPAAIRRAAERGDGWLPQGTLKRDMPAAIEQLRAHRAAAGRSGPFAIGAIAGPVHVGTPEWDTGPCLEGEAERIASYLRDYRELGVHQVQVRMVSRDVAEQADQLHAFGEQVWPLVLTS, encoded by the coding sequence GTGCTGGAGCTGACCGACGGGCAGATCGTGTGGGGCATCCAGCTCCCGATCCAGGCCCAGAGCGAGATCTTCGTGGAGGACTGGGAGCGCACGGCGGGCGCCGAGGAGCTGGCCACCATCGCCCGGGCAGCCGAAGCGGCCGGGGCCTGGTACGTGGCCGTCTGCGACCACGTCGCCATCCCCGACGACAAGGTCCCGACCATGGGGGCCACGTGGTACGACACCATCGCGACGCTCGGCTACTTGGCCGCGCGCACCACCGATGTCCATCTGGTCAGCCATGTGTGGGTGGCGGCGTACCGCCACCCGCTGGTGTCCGCCAATGCGTTCGCCACCCTCGATCGCCTGTCGGGCGGGCGCATCGTGATCGGCGTCGGCGCCGGGCACGTGGAGGCCGAGTTCGACGCCCTTGGCATCGACTTCCACCGCCGCGGCGCGCTGCTCGACGCGGCGATCGACGGGATCGACCGACAACTCCGTGAGGTGTCGGTCGATGGCATGCACGTCGCGCCACGCCCGGTGCAGACGCCTCGTCCACCGATCTGGGTCGGCGGCTCCGCACCGGCTGCGATCCGCCGTGCCGCCGAGCGCGGTGACGGGTGGCTGCCGCAAGGCACGTTGAAGCGCGACATGCCCGCGGCCATCGAGCAGCTTCGTGCACACCGCGCCGCGGCCGGTCGGTCGGGACCGTTCGCGATCGGTGCGATCGCCGGGCCGGTGCACGTCGGCACCCCCGAGTGGGACACCGGGCCCTGCCTCGAGGGCGAGGCCGAGCGCATCGCGTCGTACTTGCGCGACTACCGCGAGCTGGGCGTGCACCAAGTGCAGGTGCGGATGGTCTCGCGCGACGTGGCAGAGCAGGCCGACCAGCTGCACGCGTTCGGCGAGCAGGTCTGGCCGCTCGTCCTCACCAGCTGA